The following proteins are encoded in a genomic region of Phycisphaera sp.:
- a CDS encoding phosphoribosylaminoimidazolesuccinocarboxamide synthase — protein sequence MPRAEPSKGATIAQTRLALPLLHRGKVREVYDLGDGRVAIVATDRLSAFDVVLPTPIPGKGRVLTALSSWWFRWLEAKGLGPTHFISDQADLPTSAFDLPDATDPASGPADLAGRTTIARRGDIIKLECVVRGYLEGSGWKDYQSSGAVSGVELPNGLRQCDRLPEPIFTPSTKAEPPEHDEPISVAEASKMLGADLVGDLKERSLAIYAAATRHAAERGIILADTKFEFAFPLDHDKGSREPMLADEALTPDSSRFWPADQYEPGHAQPSFDKQFVREYLSELVGKGAWDKSAPGPDLPQGVIAQTAERYETALRLLTE from the coding sequence ATGCCACGCGCCGAGCCGTCCAAGGGGGCCACCATAGCCCAAACCCGCCTCGCCCTCCCGCTGCTGCACCGCGGCAAGGTCCGGGAGGTCTACGACCTGGGCGACGGCCGCGTGGCCATCGTTGCCACCGACCGGCTCTCGGCCTTCGACGTCGTGCTGCCCACGCCCATCCCCGGCAAGGGCCGCGTGCTGACGGCCCTGTCGTCCTGGTGGTTCCGATGGCTCGAAGCTAAGGGCCTGGGCCCCACCCACTTCATTAGCGACCAGGCCGACCTGCCCACCTCGGCCTTCGACCTGCCCGACGCCACCGACCCCGCCAGCGGCCCGGCCGACCTGGCCGGCCGCACCACCATCGCAAGGCGGGGCGACATCATCAAGCTCGAGTGCGTCGTGCGCGGGTATCTCGAAGGCTCGGGGTGGAAGGACTACCAGAGCAGCGGCGCCGTGAGCGGCGTCGAGCTACCCAATGGTCTCAGGCAGTGCGACCGCCTGCCCGAGCCGATCTTCACGCCCAGCACCAAGGCCGAGCCGCCCGAGCACGACGAGCCCATCTCGGTCGCTGAGGCCTCGAAGATGCTCGGCGCCGACCTCGTCGGCGATCTCAAGGAACGCTCGCTGGCGATCTACGCCGCCGCCACCCGGCACGCGGCCGAGCGCGGCATCATCCTGGCCGACACCAAGTTCGAGTTCGCCTTCCCCCTCGACCACGACAAGGGCTCGCGCGAGCCGATGCTGGCCGACGAGGCGCTCACGCCCGATAGCTCGCGATTCTGGCCGGCCGACCAGTACGAGCCGGGCCACGCCCAGCCCAGCTTCGACAAACAATTCGTGCGCGAGTACCTGAGCGAGCTCGTCGGCAAGGGCGCATGGGACAAGAGCGCCCCCGGGCCGGATCTGCCCCAGGGCGTTATCGCCCAGACCGCCGAGCGGTACGAGACCGCCTTGCGTCTGCTCACCGAGTAG
- a CDS encoding endo-1,4-beta-xylanase: MLKFFVHRDGGPADGWPLAHAGIVAADGATAPGEVRIEHGVLTVAPTNTGPVSLEVLFPLGQGEIGPRPEREVLLTTTLLPQREWPYLLSLELARKQLMRFLNALEEWNLAMLPADHPALVTFERAREDFSAALVSWRSVQKEGLEADDPDIVAAEEKSRRALRDAAEASELLVVQAVAEGLAARADGSWFSDAMERAERSIGRPAGKPVAVVKAPEAHGVTLAGVARVGCAVDPNGFEPPAQAALVKAADFITVPMPWSSIEPAEGKYQYAATDRWIEWAVRKGKLPVVAGPVLDLGPGKLPEWLFIWENDYDTLRELVYEHVRQVVTRYRRTVQWWTLASSLGVEGALSLRFEQIADLLRVASMVTRKLQPQGRVQVEVVDPFALYAARSQRSVPPLLLAELIAQSGTHVDAIGLRVDLTDASTAAAVRDAMAFSEVLDRYAALDRPISVTFAACPSKPTGTEDESGAWDGAWSAQVQADWITRTMAVAAAKPYVHSVCWGLAQDTARTVGGTGLVDAGGTPRPGLAAMAGLRQAVRSGVQGGGQG, encoded by the coding sequence ATGCTGAAGTTCTTCGTGCATCGCGATGGTGGCCCGGCTGATGGCTGGCCGTTGGCCCACGCGGGCATCGTCGCGGCCGACGGGGCGACGGCCCCAGGCGAGGTCCGCATCGAGCACGGCGTCCTGACCGTGGCGCCCACGAACACTGGTCCTGTGTCGCTCGAGGTGCTGTTTCCGTTAGGCCAGGGCGAGATTGGCCCGAGGCCCGAGCGAGAAGTGCTGCTGACGACGACACTGCTGCCCCAGCGGGAGTGGCCCTACCTGCTCTCGCTCGAGCTCGCCCGCAAGCAACTCATGCGGTTCCTTAATGCGCTGGAAGAATGGAACCTGGCCATGCTGCCGGCCGACCATCCGGCGCTGGTGACGTTCGAGCGGGCCCGGGAAGACTTCTCGGCGGCCCTGGTGTCGTGGCGGAGCGTGCAGAAAGAAGGCCTGGAGGCCGACGACCCGGACATCGTCGCGGCGGAGGAGAAGTCGCGCCGTGCGCTGCGGGACGCGGCCGAAGCCAGCGAGTTGCTGGTGGTCCAGGCGGTCGCCGAAGGGTTGGCCGCGCGGGCCGACGGCTCGTGGTTCAGCGATGCCATGGAGCGGGCCGAGCGGTCCATCGGCCGGCCCGCGGGCAAGCCCGTGGCGGTGGTCAAGGCGCCCGAGGCCCACGGCGTGACGCTGGCGGGCGTGGCCCGCGTGGGGTGCGCGGTCGATCCGAACGGCTTCGAGCCTCCAGCGCAGGCGGCGCTGGTCAAGGCGGCCGATTTCATCACCGTGCCCATGCCCTGGTCGTCCATCGAGCCGGCCGAGGGCAAGTACCAGTATGCCGCGACCGATCGGTGGATCGAGTGGGCCGTGCGCAAGGGCAAGCTGCCCGTGGTGGCCGGCCCGGTACTCGACCTGGGGCCTGGCAAGCTACCCGAGTGGCTGTTCATCTGGGAGAACGACTACGACACGCTGCGTGAGCTGGTGTACGAGCACGTGCGGCAGGTGGTCACGCGGTACCGCCGGACCGTGCAGTGGTGGACGCTCGCGTCGTCGCTGGGCGTGGAGGGCGCGCTGTCGCTGCGGTTCGAGCAGATCGCCGACCTGCTGCGGGTGGCCTCGATGGTGACACGCAAGCTCCAGCCCCAGGGCCGGGTGCAGGTGGAGGTGGTCGACCCATTCGCGCTGTACGCGGCTCGTTCGCAGCGATCGGTGCCGCCATTACTTCTGGCCGAGTTGATCGCCCAGAGCGGCACGCATGTGGACGCCATCGGTTTGCGTGTCGACCTGACCGACGCGAGCACCGCCGCGGCCGTGCGCGACGCGATGGCGTTCTCGGAGGTGCTCGACCGCTATGCGGCACTCGACCGGCCGATCTCGGTGACGTTTGCCGCCTGCCCCTCGAAGCCCACCGGGACCGAGGACGAGAGCGGCGCGTGGGACGGCGCGTGGTCTGCCCAGGTGCAGGCCGATTGGATCACCCGCACGATGGCGGTGGCGGCGGCCAAGCCCTACGTCCATTCGGTGTGCTGGGGGCTCGCGCAAGACACCGCGAGGACCGTTGGCGGTACCGGGCTCGTCGACGCGGGCGGGACACCCAGGCCCGGGCTGGCGGCGATGGCTGGCTTGAGGCAGGCCGTGCGCTCGGGCGTGCAGGGTGGAGGCCAAGGGTGA
- a CDS encoding helix-hairpin-helix domain-containing protein, protein MNASGPSPQSSRWVAALLISGVGLAGVGYSLATTPTPAPQPVVFVPQQVEPRAGTPTSGAADPIQPAPIGQVQDTLPRPGVEHAPVPKLEAGMALDINTASAEQLQLLPGIGPSRAAAIVEDRASRGPFRTIEDLARVSGIGPVTVENVRPYVRIAP, encoded by the coding sequence GTGAACGCGAGCGGGCCATCTCCGCAGAGCTCGCGGTGGGTGGCGGCGCTCCTGATCTCCGGCGTCGGCCTGGCCGGCGTTGGCTACAGCCTGGCGACCACGCCCACACCCGCGCCGCAGCCGGTGGTATTCGTGCCCCAGCAGGTCGAGCCGCGTGCCGGCACGCCCACGAGCGGTGCGGCCGATCCGATACAACCCGCGCCGATAGGCCAAGTGCAGGACACCTTGCCGCGGCCCGGCGTTGAACACGCCCCCGTGCCCAAGCTGGAAGCGGGCATGGCCCTCGACATCAACACCGCGAGCGCCGAGCAGTTGCAACTGCTGCCGGGCATCGGGCCTTCGCGGGCGGCGGCGATCGTCGAGGATCGTGCCAGCCGGGGGCCATTCCGCACGATCGAAGACCTCGCGCGCGTGAGCGGCATCGGTCCGGTGACGGTCGAGAATGTCCGCCCGTATGTGCGGATCGCGCCCTAA
- the mfd gene encoding transcription-repair coupling factor has product MHELLAEFGGLSDLAHTMDGKGRPRVRGAIGASPSFTTAALAQKLERPAVLIHAHVEDAQHAADELECLGLAVVELPAIEAGPGGASARALAGRVAAVRRVRELGEKGKPFVAVGSIHAWMQPAPPAEALEALSKAVKRGDRVDPGELVRWLSEAGYERVDAVDEPGQFAQRGGIVDVFPAAPGTDQDASVPVRLDFFGDEVDRIAEIDVQSLASVSAMDAVDLPAAIEGGVEQGEGVCFIEHCPANAFGVLVETLEVSEQGRGYYERVKAESGVIAHTTVVKLAQERLHAFAEVNQYSSTGDADEILLPVERPPDFKAAGAESATEVVAAAGKWATEAKARVLVPCATPGELSRLGELMEEAGVTNLEPWHAAIAHGFVWRQKGTIAVLPLHEMLGRAPVRRRHARLKGARTVDAFLDFAPGDHVVHADHGIARFLGLNLMEIDGAGRSTDVSKAAKGKKKKPNDFNIEEFLTLEFKDRARLHVPATQVDLVQKYVGGFSGTPPLSQLGGARWKTQKQKVAESVKDLAGELLRVRAAREASPGIAYPADTTWQKEFEAEFPYQETDDQLAGMAAIKRDMANPRPMDRLICGDVGFGKTELAVRAAFKAAEFGKQVAVLVPTTVLAEQHERTFRERFAAYPFRVESISRYKTTKEANSTLKSLRQGEVDVIIGTHRLLSKDVRFADLGLVVIDEEQRFGVEHKEQLLRLRTEADVLTLSATPIPRTLHMAMLGLRDISSLTTPPAERQSVVTEVMPFDRTRIEQAIARELAREGQVFFVHNRVKDIKARAAEVQGLAPEANIVIGHGQMPGGQLEEVMLKFVRREADILVSTTIIESGIDQPSANTMVIADADNFGLADLHQLRGRVGRSSRRAYCYLLLPEDGILSAVAKKRLAAVEQYAMLGAGFKIAMRDLEIRGAGNLLGSEQSGHIAVVGYDMYCRLLEQAVQEMGGHRVVTHSRIALDVGLKGYIPASYIPGDVRRMAAYRRMSLASSMEEVTAVRDDLAEAFGKPPGQVERLLSLAELRVALAKAGVSSAAVRGADVILFAADPRPVLDKLEGIAGSLTSLTPSSGGAKRRDGDTLRPLHEIYWRPPEAYRQGPTLVDVLCKRLMGEAEPTAAGASRG; this is encoded by the coding sequence TTGCACGAGTTGCTCGCAGAATTCGGCGGCCTTAGCGACCTTGCCCACACCATGGACGGCAAGGGCCGGCCACGCGTGCGCGGCGCGATCGGGGCCTCGCCCTCGTTCACCACGGCGGCTTTGGCCCAGAAGCTCGAGCGGCCGGCCGTGCTCATCCACGCCCATGTCGAGGATGCCCAACACGCCGCCGACGAGTTGGAGTGCCTTGGGTTGGCCGTTGTCGAGCTGCCGGCGATCGAGGCCGGGCCGGGCGGGGCGTCGGCCCGGGCATTGGCGGGCCGCGTGGCGGCGGTGCGGCGTGTTCGCGAGCTTGGTGAGAAGGGCAAGCCCTTCGTCGCCGTGGGTTCCATCCACGCGTGGATGCAGCCCGCGCCACCGGCCGAAGCGCTCGAGGCGCTCAGCAAGGCGGTGAAACGCGGTGATCGCGTCGATCCGGGCGAGTTGGTCCGATGGTTGAGCGAAGCGGGCTACGAGCGGGTCGACGCGGTCGACGAGCCGGGGCAATTCGCCCAGCGCGGCGGCATCGTCGATGTCTTCCCCGCCGCGCCCGGAACCGACCAGGACGCGTCCGTTCCGGTGCGTCTGGACTTCTTCGGCGACGAGGTCGACCGCATCGCCGAGATCGACGTGCAGAGCCTGGCCAGCGTCTCGGCGATGGACGCTGTTGACTTACCCGCAGCTATCGAGGGCGGGGTGGAGCAGGGCGAGGGCGTGTGCTTTATCGAGCACTGCCCCGCCAACGCGTTCGGCGTGCTGGTCGAGACGCTGGAGGTCAGCGAACAGGGCCGCGGGTATTACGAGCGGGTGAAGGCCGAGTCGGGAGTGATCGCGCACACCACCGTGGTCAAGCTCGCGCAAGAGCGGCTGCACGCGTTCGCCGAGGTGAACCAGTATTCGAGCACGGGCGATGCGGACGAGATTTTGCTTCCGGTCGAGCGGCCGCCGGATTTCAAGGCAGCCGGCGCCGAGAGCGCGACGGAGGTTGTCGCGGCCGCGGGGAAGTGGGCCACCGAAGCGAAGGCGCGGGTTCTGGTGCCGTGCGCCACACCGGGCGAGCTGAGCCGCCTGGGCGAGCTGATGGAAGAGGCGGGGGTCACGAATCTGGAGCCTTGGCACGCGGCGATCGCGCACGGGTTCGTGTGGCGTCAGAAGGGCACCATCGCCGTACTGCCGCTGCACGAGATGCTGGGACGCGCACCCGTTCGGCGCCGACACGCACGGCTCAAGGGCGCACGCACCGTTGATGCGTTTCTGGACTTCGCGCCCGGCGATCACGTCGTCCACGCCGACCACGGCATCGCACGGTTCCTTGGCCTGAACCTGATGGAAATCGACGGCGCGGGCCGGAGCACGGACGTTTCCAAGGCCGCCAAGGGCAAGAAGAAGAAGCCCAACGACTTCAACATCGAGGAATTCCTGACCCTCGAATTCAAGGACCGCGCCCGGCTGCACGTTCCGGCCACACAGGTGGATCTGGTGCAGAAGTACGTGGGCGGGTTCAGTGGTACGCCGCCGCTCAGCCAGCTGGGTGGGGCGCGGTGGAAAACCCAGAAGCAGAAAGTCGCTGAGTCGGTCAAGGACCTGGCCGGCGAGTTGCTCCGAGTGCGGGCCGCGCGTGAGGCCAGCCCGGGCATCGCCTACCCCGCCGACACGACGTGGCAGAAGGAGTTCGAGGCCGAGTTTCCGTATCAGGAAACCGACGACCAGCTCGCGGGCATGGCCGCCATCAAGCGGGACATGGCCAACCCCCGCCCGATGGACCGGCTCATCTGCGGCGATGTTGGCTTTGGCAAGACCGAGCTGGCCGTACGCGCGGCGTTCAAGGCGGCCGAGTTCGGCAAGCAGGTGGCGGTGCTGGTTCCGACCACGGTGCTGGCCGAGCAGCACGAGCGGACGTTCCGCGAGCGCTTCGCGGCGTACCCATTCCGCGTCGAGTCGATCTCACGCTACAAGACGACCAAGGAGGCCAACAGCACGCTCAAGTCGTTGCGCCAGGGTGAGGTCGACGTCATCATCGGCACGCACCGGCTGCTGAGCAAGGACGTGCGGTTTGCCGACCTTGGCCTGGTCGTCATCGACGAGGAGCAACGCTTCGGCGTCGAGCACAAGGAGCAGTTGCTCAGGCTCAGGACCGAAGCCGACGTGCTGACGCTGAGCGCCACGCCCATCCCGCGCACGCTGCACATGGCGATGCTGGGGCTGCGCGATATCTCGAGCCTCACCACGCCCCCGGCCGAGCGGCAGAGCGTGGTGACCGAGGTCATGCCGTTCGATCGCACGCGCATCGAGCAGGCGATCGCCCGCGAGCTGGCGCGCGAGGGCCAGGTCTTCTTCGTGCATAATCGCGTGAAGGACATCAAGGCCAGGGCGGCCGAGGTGCAGGGGCTGGCACCCGAGGCGAACATCGTCATCGGTCACGGCCAGATGCCCGGCGGCCAGCTCGAGGAGGTCATGCTCAAGTTCGTGCGCCGCGAGGCGGACATCCTGGTGAGCACGACCATCATCGAGAGCGGCATCGACCAGCCCAGCGCCAACACGATGGTCATCGCCGACGCGGACAATTTTGGTCTGGCCGACCTCCACCAGCTCCGCGGCCGCGTCGGGCGTTCGAGCCGGCGGGCGTATTGCTACTTGCTCTTGCCCGAGGACGGCATCCTGAGCGCCGTGGCCAAGAAGCGCCTGGCGGCCGTCGAGCAATACGCCATGCTCGGAGCGGGCTTCAAGATCGCCATGCGCGACCTGGAGATCCGCGGCGCGGGCAATCTTCTCGGCTCAGAACAGTCGGGGCATATCGCGGTGGTGGGGTACGACATGTACTGCCGCCTGCTCGAGCAGGCCGTGCAGGAGATGGGCGGCCACCGGGTGGTCACGCACAGCCGCATCGCGCTCGATGTTGGCCTAAAGGGCTACATCCCCGCCAGCTACATCCCCGGCGACGTGCGGCGGATGGCCGCCTACCGACGCATGTCGCTCGCGTCGAGTATGGAAGAAGTGACCGCCGTGCGTGACGACCTGGCCGAGGCGTTCGGCAAGCCGCCGGGGCAGGTCGAGCGGTTGCTGAGCCTCGCCGAGCTGCGCGTGGCGCTGGCCAAGGCCGGCGTCAGCAGCGCCGCCGTGCGCGGGGCCGACGTGATCCTGTTCGCGGCCGACCCCCGCCCGGTGCTGGACAAGCTCGAGGGCATCGCCGGCTCGCTCACGAGCCTCACGCCTAGCAGCGGCGGGGCCAAGCGCCGCGATGGCGACACGCTGAGGCCCCTGCACGAGATCTACTGGCGCCCACCCGAGGCATACCGGCAGGGGCCGACGCTGGTGGACGTGCTGTGCAAGAGGCTGATGGGCGAGGCCGAGCCTACCGCCGCCGGCGCGTCGCGAGGGTGA
- a CDS encoding SDR family oxidoreductase yields MNTDLSNRTALVCGASQGIGLASAVALASLGARVTLFARDPQRLGEAMAELPVVNDIEHDIAIADFHDPDMVLDEAAGALDRAGGFDILVNNTGGPPGGPIAEATGEAFLKGITAHLINNQNLAGLVLPGMKSNGFGRIVNIISTSVKCPIPGLGVSNTVRAAVAAWAKTLAGEVAKDRITVNSVLPGFTDTARLSSLFDAKAERQGTDAGKVKAEALAGIPMGRLGEAEEVAAAVAFYCTPAASYITGTVLAVDGGRTPTI; encoded by the coding sequence ATGAACACCGACCTCTCCAACCGCACCGCCCTCGTCTGCGGTGCCAGCCAGGGCATCGGTCTCGCGTCGGCTGTCGCGCTCGCCTCGCTTGGGGCTCGTGTCACGCTCTTCGCCCGCGACCCCCAGCGCCTCGGTGAGGCGATGGCCGAACTCCCAGTCGTCAACGACATCGAGCACGACATCGCCATCGCGGACTTCCACGATCCCGACATGGTGCTCGACGAGGCCGCCGGGGCGCTCGACCGGGCGGGCGGCTTCGACATCCTGGTCAACAACACCGGCGGGCCGCCCGGTGGGCCGATCGCCGAGGCCACGGGCGAGGCATTCCTCAAAGGCATAACCGCCCACCTCATCAACAACCAGAACTTGGCGGGCCTCGTGCTGCCGGGCATGAAGAGCAACGGCTTCGGTCGCATCGTCAACATCATCAGCACGTCGGTGAAGTGCCCCATCCCCGGGCTTGGCGTCAGCAACACCGTGCGGGCGGCCGTGGCGGCGTGGGCCAAGACCCTGGCCGGCGAGGTCGCCAAGGACAGGATCACCGTGAACAGCGTGCTGCCGGGCTTCACCGACACCGCCCGGCTGAGCAGCCTCTTCGACGCCAAGGCCGAGCGGCAGGGGACCGACGCCGGCAAGGTCAAAGCCGAGGCACTGGCTGGCATCCCGATGGGCCGGCTTGGCGAGGCCGAGGAGGTCGCCGCCGCGGTCGCGTTTTATTGCACGCCCGCGGCCTCGTACATCACCGGCACGGTGCTGGCGGTCGACGGCGGGCGGACGCCAACGATCTAG
- a CDS encoding GxxExxY protein: protein MHKALGPGLPIEMYNKALQVEMKEAGIEHTADRKIDVKYQDQLIGQVTASLFVEDRFIVDLVARPGEVGTGERLQTRAKLRALELELGLIINFAQRRLKDGLVRVLNPDQLKELLEERQKAQEAEYEEDEYEDEEGEEYEEDDDEYEDEEDDEEEEESEEDDRV, encoded by the coding sequence GTGCACAAGGCCCTGGGCCCGGGCCTGCCCATCGAGATGTACAACAAGGCGCTCCAGGTCGAGATGAAAGAGGCGGGCATCGAGCACACCGCCGACCGCAAGATCGACGTGAAGTACCAGGACCAGCTCATCGGCCAGGTCACCGCGTCGCTGTTCGTCGAGGACCGCTTCATCGTCGACTTGGTCGCCCGCCCGGGCGAGGTCGGCACGGGCGAGCGCTTGCAGACGCGCGCCAAGCTGCGGGCCCTCGAGCTCGAGCTCGGCCTCATCATCAACTTCGCCCAGCGCCGCCTGAAGGACGGCCTCGTCCGCGTGCTGAATCCCGACCAGCTCAAGGAGCTGCTCGAGGAGCGGCAGAAGGCCCAGGAGGCCGAGTACGAAGAAGACGAGTACGAGGATGAGGAGGGCGAGGAGTACGAGGAAGACGACGACGAGTACGAAGACGAAGAGGACGATGAGGAAGAGGAAGAAAGCGAAGAGGACGACAGGGTCTGA
- a CDS encoding cysteine desulfurase, whose protein sequence is MSAYLDNNATTRPLPEVVEAMCECLENCWANPSSVHRPGQAARARIEQARRSVADLIGAGQRELVFCSGGTESCQIAIRGALEQAQQQNGRTVLVTSPVEHSAVRDLARNLGDCGKVEVRWLPIGCGGAIDLEKARELIDDTVAVLSVQWANNETGAIQPIKELAEFAKEAGATVHVDGTQWVGRMDTDVRTLPFDLLTFSAHKFHGPKGIGVLWIRRGVKLCKQTPGSQELGRRGGTENVPGIVGIGMAARGAGEWLADPENRSRIAAMRDRLETAVLDRIEGACVNGPRDPSKRLWNTTNLAIPGVDAEIMLLTLAEMGVCVSAGSACSSGSLEPSPVLCAMGLDKKLAAGSLRVSLSRFTTEAEVGSAIEAIVEAHQVVTATV, encoded by the coding sequence GTGAGTGCTTACCTGGACAACAACGCCACCACACGCCCGCTGCCCGAGGTGGTCGAGGCGATGTGCGAGTGCCTCGAGAACTGCTGGGCCAACCCCTCCAGCGTCCACAGGCCCGGGCAAGCCGCCCGCGCGCGCATCGAGCAGGCCCGGCGATCGGTTGCCGACCTCATCGGCGCGGGCCAGCGTGAGCTGGTGTTCTGCTCGGGTGGCACCGAGAGCTGCCAGATCGCCATCCGCGGCGCGCTCGAGCAAGCCCAGCAGCAGAATGGCCGCACCGTCCTGGTCACCAGCCCCGTCGAGCACTCGGCCGTGCGCGACCTGGCCAGGAACCTCGGCGACTGCGGCAAGGTCGAGGTCCGCTGGCTGCCCATCGGCTGCGGCGGGGCGATCGATCTCGAGAAGGCGCGCGAACTCATCGACGACACCGTCGCCGTCCTGAGCGTGCAGTGGGCCAACAACGAGACCGGTGCCATCCAGCCCATCAAGGAACTGGCCGAGTTTGCCAAGGAAGCCGGCGCGACGGTGCATGTGGACGGCACGCAGTGGGTGGGCCGCATGGACACCGACGTGCGGACCCTGCCCTTCGACCTGCTCACCTTCAGCGCCCATAAGTTCCACGGGCCCAAGGGTATTGGGGTGTTGTGGATCCGCCGGGGCGTGAAGCTCTGCAAGCAGACACCCGGCTCGCAGGAACTGGGCCGCCGCGGCGGCACCGAGAACGTGCCGGGCATCGTGGGTATCGGCATGGCCGCCAGGGGGGCCGGTGAGTGGCTGGCCGACCCCGAGAACCGGTCGCGCATCGCCGCTATGCGCGACCGCCTAGAAACCGCCGTGCTCGACCGCATCGAGGGGGCGTGCGTCAACGGCCCGCGCGACCCGAGCAAGCGGCTCTGGAACACGACCAACTTGGCCATCCCCGGCGTCGACGCCGAGATCATGCTGCTGACGCTGGCCGAGATGGGCGTGTGCGTGTCGGCCGGGTCGGCGTGCAGCAGCGGCTCGCTCGAGCCCAGCCCGGTGCTGTGCGCGATGGGCCTGGACAAGAAATTGGCCGCCGGCTCGCTGCGGGTGAGCCTCTCGCGTTTCACGACCGAGGCTGAGGTTGGCTCGGCTATCGAGGCGATCGTTGAGGCCCACCAGGTGGTGACGGCAACCGTTTAA
- a CDS encoding ATP-binding cassette domain-containing protein gives MPSRAEGGPILRVQGVRKSFDGREILKGIDLEVMPGETMVIMGGSGSGKSTMLRLMIGSLSSDQGSIRMFENDICGLNEEALNKVRLKFGILFQSGALFNSMTVAENVALPLQEHTRLSQEIIDIQVKIKLEQVQLREAADLFPAQISGGMKKRAGLARAMALDPQLLFCDEPSAGLDPITSAQIDRLLLDLTKKLGIACVVVTHEMDSAFAIADRMAMLDKGRMLAVEPKAWFERVRDVPDSELASLSEDEQIIHQFLRGLAEGPLSERHSESDWEQDILGSRPRVPGVRSVESSRIVPKTEDEGVLERLRRMLRA, from the coding sequence ATGCCATCCCGCGCCGAGGGCGGCCCGATCCTGCGTGTCCAGGGCGTGCGCAAGAGCTTCGACGGGCGCGAGATCCTCAAGGGCATCGACCTCGAGGTCATGCCCGGCGAGACCATGGTCATCATGGGTGGATCCGGCTCGGGCAAGAGCACGATGCTCCGGCTGATGATCGGCTCGCTCTCGAGCGACCAGGGCAGCATCCGGATGTTCGAGAACGACATCTGCGGCCTGAACGAGGAAGCCCTCAACAAGGTCCGCCTGAAGTTCGGCATCCTCTTCCAGAGCGGGGCGCTCTTCAACAGCATGACCGTGGCCGAGAACGTGGCCCTGCCCCTCCAGGAGCACACGAGGCTCAGCCAGGAGATCATCGACATCCAGGTCAAGATCAAGCTCGAGCAGGTGCAGCTGCGCGAGGCGGCCGACCTGTTCCCGGCGCAGATCTCCGGCGGCATGAAGAAACGTGCGGGCCTGGCCCGCGCGATGGCGCTCGATCCCCAACTGCTGTTCTGCGACGAGCCGAGCGCCGGGCTCGACCCGATCACCAGCGCCCAGATCGACCGCCTGCTGCTCGACCTGACCAAGAAGCTCGGCATCGCCTGCGTGGTGGTGACGCACGAGATGGATTCAGCGTTCGCCATCGCCGACCGCATGGCCATGCTCGACAAGGGGCGGATGCTGGCCGTCGAGCCCAAAGCGTGGTTCGAGCGGGTGCGGGATGTACCCGATAGCGAGCTCGCCTCATTGAGCGAGGATGAGCAGATCATCCACCAGTTCCTGCGCGGGCTGGCCGAGGGGCCGCTGAGCGAACGCCACAGCGAGAGCGACTGGGAACAGGACATCCTGGGGTCGCGACCAAGGGTGCCCGGCGTGCGCAGCGTGGAGTCCTCGCGTATCGTTCCAAAGACCGAAGACGAGGGTGTACTCGAGCGGCTCAGGCGCATGTTGCGGGCCTGA